CCGCCGCAGCAGGTCGTACACGCTCATTTCGGGCAGGTCGAGGAGATCGTCGGCGCGGATGATCTCGGAGCTGAACGCCCGCCCGGAGCCCCCGCTGCCCCCTCCGGAAAGCGACCCGACCTCCTCCCTCACCTCGGGCTCGCCGGTGAGCGAGATGAAGAGGTCCTGCTGGGCGAGCGGCGCCGCCGTCGCGTACGGGACGGCCTCGCCGCGCCGGTCCCCGAGCAGGGCCCGCAGCGAGACCTCCATCTCCTTCGGCAGACCGCACAGGATGTAGAGGCCTTCGAGGTTGGTCTGGACTTCGATGCGCTGCCTGGCGTCGTCCTGCACCCAACTGGCGGCGACGGTCGCGCCGGGAACGGGGATTTGCGCCTCGGGATCCGTCAGGTAGCCCACGACGGCGGCTTGCGTCGCTTCGTCGCCCCCCGGACAGAAATCGACGAACGACTGGGCCGCCGCCGAATTCGCGATGACCAGAAAGATGATCAGAAACAGGACAGGCCCCGGAAGGCGCTGGAGCAGGTGCCGCATGTCGATCTCTCTCCTCTCCGATGGTTCTCTCGGCCGCAGGACGCCCGTAGAATACTCCCCGTCCGATTCGCGTTTAGTCGGGGGCCCGGTCTGAAAGCCGACCGCCCCGATCTCTACTGACCCCGCAACATACCGTGGGTGCCGCCCCGCGCGTCACGGAGGGACCTCTGAACAATATCGACCGACGAGACTTCGTGCGCCGCGCCGGACGCTGGGCCGGGACCGCCGCGCTCGCGCCCTCGCTCGCGGGTCTCGCGGCGCGCGCCCGGCCGGCGGCCGCGTCCACGCGCGGGACGGCTCGCGGATCCGCCGCATATGGACCCCTGCGCCCTGCGGGTCCGGAACTCGCGCTCCCCGAAGGGTTCTCCTACGCCCTCCTCAGCGTGGAGGGCCGCCCGATGTCCGATGGCCGGCCCACGCCCCGCGCGCACGACGGCATGGGGCTCTTTCCGGTGAGCGACGACGTCGTCCGCCTGGTCCGAAACCATGAGGATCAGGACCCGCCCGGCCTCGCGGTCCCGCTCGTGTCCCCCGAACTGGCGTACGATCCCCTCGCGGGCGGCGGCACGACAACGCTGGAGGTCCGGATCGAGGCGGATGGGCGTGCGGTCCTCGTGCGCGACTTCGTGAGCGCGGGGGGGACGATGATCAACTGCGCCGGGGGGACGACGCCGTGGCGCAGTTGGCTGACGTGCGAGGAGACGACCTTCGGACAGGGGCGCGGCTGGACCGTGCCGCACGGGTACGTGTTCGAGGTCCCCGCCGATGCGGACGAGCCGGTCCGGGCCGAGCCGCTGCGGGACATGGGACGGTTCACGCACGAGGCCATCGCGGTGGACCCCGCGACGGGGTTCGTCTACGAGACGGAGGACTACAACCGCCGCTCCGGCTTCTATCGCTTTCGGCCGCATACGCCCGGCGTCCTCCGGGACGGGGGCGCGCTGGAAATGCTCGCCGTGCGGGGGGAGCCGCAGGTGGATCTCCGCACCGGCCAGCGGCCGGGCGAGTGGCGCGGGGTCGAATGGGTGCCGATCGAGAACCCCGACCCGCCCGAGGCCGAGCGCAACGCGACCACGGTGTGGATGGAGGGGTTCGAGGCGGGCGGGGCCCGGTTCTCCCGGCTCGAGGGCTGCTGGTACGCGGACCGGAGCATCTACTTCCATGCGACGAACGGTGGCGACACCCAACTGGGCCAGGTGTGGCGGTACGTGCCGGACGAGGAGGCGCTCGCCCTCGTCTTCGAGTCGCCCTCGGAGGAGGTGCTCTCCGGCCCGGACAACATCACGGTGAGTCCCCGCGGCGGCATCCTCATCTGCGAGGACAACTCGGGCGAGACGCACCTCCACGGGTTGTCGCCCGAGGGGGAGATCTTTCCCTTCGCCCGGAATATCCTGAACGCGCGCGAGTTCGCGGGCGCGTGCTTCAGTCCCGATGGACGGACGTTGTTCATCAACCTCCAGGGCGACACGATCTCGATGGGCCCCGGGAATCTCGGCTACACGTTCGCCATCTGGGGGCCCTGGGAGCGGGGGCCGCTCTGAGCCGGCGCGGGGCGGCGCTGGGCGTGGCGCTCGCCGGCGCGCTCTCCGCTCAGGCCTGCGTGTGGTCCGTCCCCCTCGCGACGACGCCGTCCGCCGGCCCGACGACGCCCGCCGACCCGTCGAGCTACGCCGTCGGCTGGACGCAGACCGGCATCGCCTCGTGGTACGGGGAGCCGTTTCACGGCCGGACCACGGCGTCCGGCAACACCTACGACATGGATGCGATCTCCGCCGCCCACCAGACGATCCCGTTCGGGACCCGGATCCGCGTGGACAACCTCGACAACGGGCGCTCCATCGACCTCGACGTGACCGACCGCGGCCCCTTCGTGGCCGGCCGCATCCTGGACCTGTCCCGGGGGGCGGCGAGGGAGCTCGAGATGATCGGGCCCGGTACGGCCCGCGTGCGGATCACCGTCATCGGGACGGCTACCCCGGTCACCGCGCGCGGCGGCTGCGTCGTCGTCCAGGTCGCCTCCTTTCGCGAGCGCGGGAACGCCGAGGCGAAGCGGGACGAACTCGTGCGGGCGGGGTTCGAAGCCTCGATCGAGCCGTACGAAAACATGTACCGCGTCGTGGCCGGCCCCTTCGCGGATGAGCCGGCGGCCGGCCGCGCCCGCGAAACGCTGGGCGGGTTCCTGCGCCGCTGCTGACCGTGACCTCGCCCCCACTTCAGTCGTGCTAGACCGGAATAGCGAAGGTCGGGTGCCTCGGGTAGCTTTCGACACCCCCTGACTGCTTGCCGTCCGCGTGGCGGCACGGCCCCCCGGGGTCCAGGAACCCGGACGGGCCGAAAGCAGCGGTCTCCTGGTGGAGGATGTATGCTTCGCAGAACTCACGCGCTCGCCGCGCTTGCCGCTCTCGCGGTCTTCTCGGGTCCCGCCGCAGCCGCGCTGGAAGGGCAGGCCGGCCGGTATTTCGGCCGGAACAAGGTCGTCTACGAGTCCTTCGACTTCGAGGTGCTCAAGACGCAGCACTTCGACATCTACTACTACGAGGAGAGCGCCGTCGGCGCGCAGATGGTCGGCCGCCTGGCCGAGCGCTGGTACGCCCGCCTCTCCCGGGTGCTCAATCACGAGTTCCGCCAGCGCCAGCCGATCATCCTCTACGCCGACCACCCGGATTTCGAGCAGACGAACACCTCCGGACAGTTCATCGACGAAGGCACGCAGGGCTTCACGGAGATCCTGAAGCGGCGGCTCGTCATGCCGATGATGGTGTCGCTCCACGAGACCGATCACCTGCTCGGCCACGAACTCGTGCACGCCTTCCAGTTCGACATGACGGGGCAGGGGACCGGAGGCCCGGGACTGGACGTTCCCGGCGCGATCCGGCTCCCGCTGTGGTTCATCGAAGGGATGGCCGAGTACCTCTCGATCGGGCCCATCGACCCGTTCACGACGATGTGGATGCGGGACGCCCTGGACCTGGAAGACGGGTTCCCGACGATCCCGGAACTCGCCGACCGGCGGTACTTCCCGTACCGCTACGGCCACGCGTTCTGGTCCTACATCGGCGGCGCGTTCGGGGACGACCGGATCGGCCGGATCCTCAACCTCGCCGCGCGCACGGGGAATGCGCTGGCGGCGATCGAAGCCGTCCTCGAGGTGCCGATCGGAGAGCTTTCGGACCGCTGGAAGAGCGAACTCGAGACCTACTTCGCGGACGCGCGCCAGGAGACCCGCTCCCCCGACGACTACGGGCGCCGCGTCGTCTACGAGCCGCCCGATGAGGGCAAGCTCCACCTGGGCCCGGCTCTGAGTCCCAACGGCCTCGACATGGTCTACGTCTCGCAGAGCGACCTCTTCTCGATCGAGATGTTCGGGGCCGACGCGCGCACCGGAGAGGTGAAGCGCCGCCTCACGAACAACGCGGTCGACCCGCACTTCGAGAGCCTCCAGTTCATCCACTCGGCCGGGGACTGGCACCCGAACGGCCGGCTCTTCGCGGTCGCCGGCATCAAGACGGGCAACCCGTTGCTCACGATCATGGAGGCGGAAAGCGGGAACATCGTCCATGAGATCCCGGTCGAGGGGTTTCAGCTGGGCGCGATCTTCACGCCGAGCTGGTCGCCGGACGGGTCGCACATCGCCTTCAGCGGCCACTCCGCCGGGTTCACCGACCTGTACGTGATCAACGTCGAGACCGGGCAGCTGAGGCGGCTCACGGAGGACCCGTACGCCGATCTCCAGCCCGCCTGGTCGCCCGACGGCCGGTCGGTGGCGTTCGCGACGGACCGCTTCACCACCGACCTGGAGTTGCTCGTCCCGGGGACGTACCGGGTCGCGCTGCTGGATCTGGAAAGCGGTGAGATCGAGCCGCTGCCGGGCTTCGACGACCAGTTCCGGAACTACAATCCGCAGTGGTCCCCGGACGGCGAAAGCCTGTACTTCGTGTCGGACCACGACGGGATCGCCAACCTCTACCGGCTCGACCTCGAGACGCGGGAGCGGTACCTGGTCACCGACCTGTGGACCGGCGTGAGCGGACTCACGGCCATCAGCCCGGCCGTGTCCGTGGCCCGCGGTACGGGCGATGTCGCGTTCAGCGTGAACAAGGGCGGGCCGTTCAGCTACGAGATCTACGTGATCGACGATCCGGAGGTCCTGGCCGGAGTGCCGGCGCCCGAAATGCTCGTGGGCGTCGACGCCTCGATCATCCCGCCGCGCGAACGGCTGTCGACCGCGCACGCGGAGCTGCTCGACAACGCCCGGCTCGGCCTCGCCGACCCGATTACCTTCGAGGACGCCGAGTTCCGGTCCCCGCTGTCCCTCGACTTCATCTCGCAGCCCACGATCGCCTTCGGGGCGAGCGACTTCGGCGTCTTCTTCGCGGGCGGCGCGGCGCTGTTCTTCTCGGATCTGCTCGGCAACCGCACGCTCCAGACCATCCTCCAGGTCAACACCAGCTTCGGGGATCTGCTTCAGGGCACGGCGGCCCTCGCGGGTTACGAGAACCGGTCGAGCCGCTGGAACTGGGCCTTCATCGGGGGGCAGGTGCCGTTCGTCACGCGCCAGCTCGGGCTCCAGCGGGTGACGGTCGGGGGCAGGCCCGTGAACGTCATTCGGGACTTCCGCTGGTTCGAGATCAACCGGGAGCTGACCGGGATCGTCGCCTATCCGTTCAACCGGAACTCGCGCGTCGAGTTCTCCGCCTCGGCCCGCCAGATCGACTTCTCCGGCGAGATCGAGGAGATCGCCTTCGACTTCTTCACGGGTCAGCCTCTGGTCAACGAGGTCACGGACCTGCAGGACTGCGAGGGAGACGTGCTGTCGTTCAGCGCCGGGCCCTGCGCCTTCGCGTCGCTGTACACGGCGAGCGCAAGCGCGGCCCTCGTATACGACAGTTCGATCTTCGGCGGCACGAGCCCGATCGCCGGACAGCGCTACCGGCTGGAGGTGGAGCCGGCCGTCGGAACGCTGAATTTCCTGACGGTGACGGGCGACGTCCGCCGATACGTCCGCGCCGGGCCGTTCACGGTGGCCGGACGGGCGCTTCACTTCGGCCGTTGGGGAGGCGGTTCGGAGGACCCGCGGCTGGGCCGGCTCTATCTCGGGGTGCCATCCCTCGTTCGCGGGTACGACAACCGGTCCATCGACGTCGCCGAGTGCACCGTCGCGAGCGGCCAGGCCGGGTTCTTCAGTTGTCCTCTCATCGGGAACCTCATCGGCAACCGCGTGGCGGTGGGCAACGTGGAACTGCGGCTTCCTCTCCTGGGCGGAATCGGCGTGGTCCGGGCCCCGGGGGTACCGCCGGTCGAG
This genomic stretch from Candidatus Palauibacter scopulicola harbors:
- a CDS encoding TonB-dependent receptor plug domain-containing protein, with the protein product MRHLLQRLPGPVLFLIIFLVIANSAAAQSFVDFCPGGDEATQAAVVGYLTDPEAQIPVPGATVAASWVQDDARQRIEVQTNLEGLYILCGLPKEMEVSLRALLGDRRGEAVPYATAAPLAQQDLFISLTGEPEVREEVGSLSGGGSGGSGRAFSSEIIRADDLLDLPEMSVYDLLRRHQLLRFDRLSGRGEVIFLMAATSSSARAGTIQSVQVMINERREPDAIGAIRDLSIDEIRRIEILSRTEASARYGGDGFVGAIAITTRDR
- a CDS encoding alkaline phosphatase PhoX, with protein sequence MRRAGRWAGTAALAPSLAGLAARARPAAASTRGTARGSAAYGPLRPAGPELALPEGFSYALLSVEGRPMSDGRPTPRAHDGMGLFPVSDDVVRLVRNHEDQDPPGLAVPLVSPELAYDPLAGGGTTTLEVRIEADGRAVLVRDFVSAGGTMINCAGGTTPWRSWLTCEETTFGQGRGWTVPHGYVFEVPADADEPVRAEPLRDMGRFTHEAIAVDPATGFVYETEDYNRRSGFYRFRPHTPGVLRDGGALEMLAVRGEPQVDLRTGQRPGEWRGVEWVPIENPDPPEAERNATTVWMEGFEAGGARFSRLEGCWYADRSIYFHATNGGDTQLGQVWRYVPDEEALALVFESPSEEVLSGPDNITVSPRGGILICEDNSGETHLHGLSPEGEIFPFARNILNAREFAGACFSPDGRTLFINLQGDTISMGPGNLGYTFAIWGPWERGPL
- a CDS encoding septal ring lytic transglycosylase RlpA family protein, whose protein sequence is MALAGALSAQACVWSVPLATTPSAGPTTPADPSSYAVGWTQTGIASWYGEPFHGRTTASGNTYDMDAISAAHQTIPFGTRIRVDNLDNGRSIDLDVTDRGPFVAGRILDLSRGAARELEMIGPGTARVRITVIGTATPVTARGGCVVVQVASFRERGNAEAKRDELVRAGFEASIEPYENMYRVVAGPFADEPAAGRARETLGGFLRRC
- a CDS encoding BamA/TamA family outer membrane protein is translated as MLRRTHALAALAALAVFSGPAAAALEGQAGRYFGRNKVVYESFDFEVLKTQHFDIYYYEESAVGAQMVGRLAERWYARLSRVLNHEFRQRQPIILYADHPDFEQTNTSGQFIDEGTQGFTEILKRRLVMPMMVSLHETDHLLGHELVHAFQFDMTGQGTGGPGLDVPGAIRLPLWFIEGMAEYLSIGPIDPFTTMWMRDALDLEDGFPTIPELADRRYFPYRYGHAFWSYIGGAFGDDRIGRILNLAARTGNALAAIEAVLEVPIGELSDRWKSELETYFADARQETRSPDDYGRRVVYEPPDEGKLHLGPALSPNGLDMVYVSQSDLFSIEMFGADARTGEVKRRLTNNAVDPHFESLQFIHSAGDWHPNGRLFAVAGIKTGNPLLTIMEAESGNIVHEIPVEGFQLGAIFTPSWSPDGSHIAFSGHSAGFTDLYVINVETGQLRRLTEDPYADLQPAWSPDGRSVAFATDRFTTDLELLVPGTYRVALLDLESGEIEPLPGFDDQFRNYNPQWSPDGESLYFVSDHDGIANLYRLDLETRERYLVTDLWTGVSGLTAISPAVSVARGTGDVAFSVNKGGPFSYEIYVIDDPEVLAGVPAPEMLVGVDASIIPPRERLSTAHAELLDNARLGLADPITFEDAEFRSPLSLDFISQPTIAFGASDFGVFFAGGAALFFSDLLGNRTLQTILQVNTSFGDLLQGTAALAGYENRSSRWNWAFIGGQVPFVTRQLGLQRVTVGGRPVNVIRDFRWFEINRELTGIVAYPFNRNSRVEFSASARQIDFSGEIEEIAFDFFTGQPLVNEVTDLQDCEGDVLSFSAGPCAFASLYTASASAALVYDSSIFGGTSPIAGQRYRLEVEPAVGTLNFLTVTGDVRRYVRAGPFTVAGRALHFGRWGGGSEDPRLGRLYLGVPSLVRGYDNRSIDVAECTVASGQAGFFSCPLIGNLIGNRVAVGNVELRLPLLGGIGVVRAPGVPPVEVGLFYDMGKAWSGETPLNCPEGNCAFEDRTWVSSAGFLTRVNVFGLMIAEINFVRPFDRPDKGWIWQFNLTPGF